One genomic segment of Pempheris klunzingeri isolate RE-2024b chromosome 21, fPemKlu1.hap1, whole genome shotgun sequence includes these proteins:
- the LOC139220951 gene encoding gamma-aminobutyric acid receptor subunit rho-3-like has translation MRPGFGGAAIPVGIDVQVESIDSISEVNMDFTMTLYLRHYWKDERLAFPSRSNKSRTFDSRLVKKIWVPDVFFVHSKRSFIHDTTMENIMLRVYPDGNILYSVRVTVTALCSMDFSSFPLDTQNCSLELESYAYNENDLMLYWKNGNDSLRTDEIVLSQFFIEHFHASNGLAFYSSTGWYNRLFINFILRRHIFFFMLQTYFPTMLMVVLSWVSFWIDRRAVPARVSLGITTVLTMSTIITGVSSSMPQVSYVKAVDIYLWTSFLFVFLSVIEYAAVNYCTTLEEMRKMKRGKIPSTFNASQAMAFDGCFHDNDIELTPFPRMPPALTSDPLATPTQAPDIRPTEGTRLRRQRSVRENVDLLVSNSYMIDSYSRLAFPLSYLLFNTIYWSLYS, from the exons GACTTCACCATGACTCTGTACCTGCGTCACTACTGGAAGGACGAGCGGCTGGCGTTTCCGTCCCGAAGCAACAAGAGCAGGACGTTTGACTCCAGGCTGGTGAAGAAGATCTGGGTCCCTGACGTCTTCTTCGTCCACTCCAAGCGCTCCTTCATCCACGACACCACCATGGAGAACATCATGCTGCGGGTTTACCCCGACGGGAACATCCTGTACAGCGTCAG ggtcACTGTGACGGCTCTCTGCTCGATGGACTTCAGCAGCTTCCCTCTGGACACACAGAACTGCTCgctggagctggagagct ATGCATATAATGAGAACGACCTGATGCTCTACTGGAAGAATGGGAACGACTCTCTGAGGACAGATGAGATCGTCTTGTCTCAGTTCTTCATTGAGCATTTCCACGCCTCCAATGGCCTGGCTTTCTACAGCAgcaccg GTTGGTACAATCGTCTGTTCATCAACTTCATCCTGCGGAGGcacatcttcttcttcatgctgCAGACGTACTTCCCCACCATGCTGATGGTCGTTCTGTCCTGGGTCTCCTTCTGGATCGACAGGAGGGCCGTTCCTGCTCGCGTCTCTCTGg GTATCACCACGGTGCTGACCATGTCCACCATCATCACCGGGGTGTCCTCCTCCATGCCTCAG GTGTCGTACGTGAAGGCGGTGGACATCTACCTGTGGACCAGCTTCCTGTtcgtcttcctgtctgtgatcGAGTACGCGGCCGTCAACTACTGCACCACcctggaggagatgaggaagatgaagagggggAAG aTCCCTTCCACCTTCAACGCCAGCCAGGCGATGGCCTTCGATGGCTGTTTCCACGACAACGACATCGAGCTGACCCCGTTCCCCCGCATGCCGCCCGCCCTGACCTCCGACCCCCTCGCCACGCCGACCCAGGCCCCGGACATCCGGCCCACGGAGGGGACCCGCCTGCGCCGGCAGCGGTCCGTGCGTGAGAACGTGGACCTGCTGGTCAGCAACAGCTACATGATCGACTCGTACTCGCGGCTCGCCTTCCCCCTGTCCTACCTGCTCTTCAACACCATCTACTGGAGCCTCTACTCCTGA